One genomic segment of Aythya fuligula isolate bAytFul2 chromosome 5, bAytFul2.pri, whole genome shotgun sequence includes these proteins:
- the DBX1 gene encoding homeobox protein DBX1 — MMFPSLIAPPAVYPSLLRPTPTLTLPQSLQSAFSGHSGFLVEDLIRIGRPAAFPPRSAPAPSMSPPAARTDTATPELGSPAGSRRGCPPPASASPAGDSTFLKFGVNAILASAPRAESSPAVLQSGPPKAFSFPYFDGSFQPFIRSSYFPAASAVVPIPGTFSWPLAARGKPRRGMLRRAVFSDVQRKALEKMFQKQKYISKPDRKKLAAKLGLKDSQVKIWFQNRRMKWRNSKERELLSSGGCREQTLPTKFNPHPDLSDVGKKCTGEEEEEEEAPTACPPSPRHPLSYHQSPEHLHLRDRLDSQLPPSPSHSSSPSKPSDFSDSEEEDDEGEEEEEEITVS; from the exons ATGATGTTCCCCAGCCTCATCGCCCCTCCGGCCGTGTACCCCAGCCTGCTGCGGCCCACGCCCACCCTCACCTTGCCGCAGTCGCTGCAATCCGCTTTCTCCGGCCACTCCGGATTCCTGGTGGAGGACCTGATCCGGATCGGCCGGCCAGCCGCCTTTCCGCCGCGGAGCGCCCCGGCGCCCAGCATGtcccccccggccgcccgcaCGGACACGGCCACGCCGGAGCTCGGCAGCCCGGCCGGCTCCAGGAGGGGCTGCCCGCCCCCGGCCTCCGCCTCCCCCGCCGGGGACTCCACTTTCCTCAAGTTTGGGGTCAACGCCATCCTGGCCTCCGCCCCCCGCGCCG AGTCCTCCCCGGCGGTGCTGCAGAGCGGCCCCCCCAAGGCGTTCTCCTTCCCGTACTTTGACggctccttccagcccttcaTCAGATCCTCCTACTTCCCAG CCGCCTCGGCCGTCGTGCCCATCCCCGGCACCTTCTCGTGGCCCCTGGCCGCCCGCGGCAAGCCCCGCCGTGGCATGCTGCGCCGCGCCGTCTTCTCCGACGTGCAGCGCAAGGCATTGGAGAAGATGTTCCAGAAGCAGAAGTACATCAGCAAGCCCGACAGGAAGAAGCTGGCGGCCAAGCTGGGCCTCAAGGACTCGCAG GTGAAGATCTGGTTCCAGAACAGGAGAATGAAGTGGAGGAACTCCAAGGAAAGAGAGCTCCTCTCTTCCGGCggctgcagagagcaaaccCTCCCCACCAAGTTCAACCCTCACCCGGACCTCAGCGACGTCGGCAAGAAGTgcacaggagaggaggaggaggaagaggaagctcCCACCGCGTGCCCACCCAGCCCCCGGCACCCCTTGAGCTACCACCAGTCCCCAGAGCACCTGCACTTGCGGGACAGACTGGACTCccagctgcctccttccccatctcactccagcagccccagcaaacCTTCAGACTTCTCAGACTCAGAGGAAGAGGACGAtgagggggaagaggaagaggaggagatcACGGTCTCTTAG